In a single window of the Mugil cephalus isolate CIBA_MC_2020 chromosome 6, CIBA_Mcephalus_1.1, whole genome shotgun sequence genome:
- the apc2 gene encoding adenomatous polyposis coli protein 2 isoform X1: MNEEALQRVKMANTVASYDQLAHQVEALRKENSHLRRELEDNSNHLSKLETETFSMKEVLKQLQSKLEQEAGTLASSGRSDVLHQLKELHMDLTNYYELKHQPHNLRLLAGAGPGMGGGAELDDHPASSRPSSSSCSMAMGSGARSPLRPSSRQSAASGGSDAAMMPHHFLDGAPPRTAVISGQDGRLEELYKERNLLLGEIDWEERERCWYFSQLEALSQRLAQLPRIDTFSLQMDLIRQQLEFEAQRVELLMKERFGTSEMVQRTQVRVARLEQLEKELQEARGSQENQLQLSGAEKPPAGEPENCSSSSGPEPSEGNKVDMVFWLLSMLANRDKEEMSRTLLALSSSQDSCIAMRKSGCVPLLVQILHEAPGEAAPGVAVETGCSREAKSRASAALHNIIYSQQDEGQARREMRVLHMLEQIRTYCDSGWDWIESHAPNGTRTTDIPEPVDPQICQAMCAIMKLSFEEEYRRAMNELGGLQVVADLIHLEQDMYGMQSDPINMALRRYSGMALTNLTFGDVVNKATLCSKKSCLQALVAQLASDSEELHQVVSSILRNLSWRADISSKRVLRDIGSVSALMTCALQATKESTLKSLLSALWNLSAHSIENKMALCSVDGALGFLVSTLTYRCQTNSLAIIESGGGILRNVSSLVATREDYRQILRDHNCLQTLLQHLRSHSLTIVSNACGTLWNLSARSPKDQELLWDLGAVSMLRNLIHSKHKMIAMGSAAALRNLLTNRPLKYKDTAVVSPGSCMPSLYMRKQKALEAELDAKHLAETFDTLERQSPKHLTLNKPLRHIESLAKDYASDSGCFDDDEAPNISSSLDTGSFSMLSMFLTNSNFLQNQPRKRDSEPERDVDPGQTAEKRHAPSDDVVSAAAEKLAKKITNTVAKIDRLVEDITMHTSSEDSLSLSSEDHLADWPYGLDELNEARAKSCSPCRLSDTSSLAHRDRLSRAHALLRLKAAHSSVSTDSLNSGSSDGYCGSKDQIRPALRTTTKQQRPNQLDLKVAHQEYPSLGNGGFNESKQQDIPERDFVDNKDIKPLELSYTDTEKSQEPQVQTPVSVSTKMSSDVSMTSIKLSPSYQQVPLIQSVAKFGVAKTTINVQAAQAMRRQAWVPTAMTGGSITKFSPMTSTRSPTIGTMETVQKYSVENTPICFSRCSSLSSLSSGDGALDGQSENELESDSSLEIIEVEDGEVVKRTEEDETLEDLSDSQLLMTDSKTFPSKETHPIEIPCPAKREKVFLRGASPAILEDRSPSSSSENYIHETPLVMSRCSSVSSLGSFESPSIASSIQSDPCSEMIDGTISPSDLPDSPGQTMPPSRSKTPCCVESNGPETQTTGIAGQWENSLRKFMEITDSKERFNLPPDLDTMIYFTVEKPTENFSCASSLSALPLHEHYIQKDVELKLTPLLQQNDNTLAFPDEDEQGLDNGERYSEGNSDDDIEILKECINSAMPSKFRKVRPSLMTTIPPHILNSQIRKQIHLPVYMMLPNGKAQMCHGRRIVIPQKDLKLDDSSFTDSAEGTPVNFSSTTSLSDETLQYPVKDRGAKECTAKGMNKQEVIDDEAKRIEDLRIFSHFHKPTNRMNYPPEVQVSRTTKHVVPTQRVLMQSKEVADRVAKQKNRDHSPNQQKRRQGQGPVRKLELPVIKQNTEANLNVGSQKGKTLFRQMTHSSEDSNSFYDEGNEDMMKQTSRKQMRDVRRNSLSQSMTNIGRTDNCQTKPRGFHRIKQNLMKDEALACYSLSSSLSSLSDAEYEDHKSQAQQIWYKNRHNKTLNMMQQSKPVNIHCQYEEQSSPSSVSVDSEDDLLQKCITSAMPKQRRKLAARKKKAENAQKQKQKAFEGWDVEEEMDSDDMAWDKDSDLNSVEWRAIQEGANCVVTGLQASKSQEPSSEETESVLSFMSTSSFTPKERKFAKDKKANKPLDFAQRKPVPNLPVVFRGRTVIYTPKKETAPSQRPPPRKVPTKTDAPKNPNLAQHRSKSLHRLGRPQDTELSLPKRSSTPPPRIPKSSSSGSSQSSTPSKQSQRKITSPNQTNKPIQKKNTTPASVPTASSPPERKGRSPAVNQNEKSPPPKTQKSPVRIPFMQTSARQSRPLSPLVTNHTTNRQTNQVNGKRVLPPNRFDLVRMTSVHSSSGESDRNGFMRQLTFIKESKPMLRRDSSARNNPGSQNGSPRRAVPGAAAVFLCSSRCQELKAAVQSPRRVQVKDPGQAQQPQKTNPGLQKHTTNLSRATSSERDLSARRPSRRTSSESPCRVAQRNGPGRVSSVRQQLDKDTFKRHASSPSINVLSRVTSRSSLRSSSSDSSGRAKSEDDTKKKGQRSSSRLNDGLTWRRIRDEDVPQILKSTLPANALPLVPSPEAEKPKPLALPGKLPTILLASRKTSDATVQTEDFSNNKTHSSTSPTVDTTLGTSEEVARLSLLRKISSTSGNNLQDGDSDGRSHSSVSTGTTENHVVTFRQGSPSKAARVTPFNYVPSPMTCCLQETLNQAAAINEKSGEKTES; encoded by the exons ATGAATGAG GAGGCGCTGCAGAGAGTGAAGATGGCCAACACCGTGGCTTCCTACGACCAGCTGGCCCACCAGGTGGAGGCGCTCCGCAAGGAGAACTCCCACCTGAGGAGGGAGCTGGAGGACAACTCCAACCATCTGTCCAAGCTGGAGACAGAGACGTTCAGCATGAAG GAGGTGCTGAAGCAGCTCCAGAGTAAACTGGAGCAGGAGGCGGGAACTCTGGCTTCATCTGGGAGGAGCGACGTCCTGCACCAGCTCAAAG AGCTGCACATGGACCTCACCAACTACTATGAACTCAAACACCAGCCTCATAACCTGAGGCTGCTGGCAGGGGCGGGGCCAGGCATGGGCGGAGGGGCGGAGCTAGACGACCACCCGGCTTCATCCcgcccctcctcctcgtcctgctcCATGGCGATGGGAAGTGGAGCCAGAAGCCCTCTCAGACCGTCGTCACGTCAGAGCGCGGCATCGGGAGGGTCCGACGCCGCCATGATGCCACATCACTTCCTGGACGGAGCCCCGCCCAGAACGGCGGTGATCAGCGGACAAGATGGACGCCTGGAGGAGCTGTACAAGGAGAG GAACCTGCTGCTGGGGGAGATCGActgggaggagagggagcgcTGTTGGTACTTCAGCCAGTTGGAGGCGCTGTCACAGAGACTGGCCCAGTTACCACGGATCGACACT TTTTCTCTCCAGATGGATCTGATCCGGCAGCAGCTGGAGTTTGAGGCCCAGCGGGTGGAGCTCCTGATGAAGGAACGCTTCGGTACCAGCGAGATGGTTCAGAGGACTCAG GTTCGTGTCGCTCgtctggagcagctggagaaggagctgcaggaggcgCGAGGGAGTCAGGAGAACCAGCTACAG ttGTCTGGTGCTGAGAAGCCTCCTGCTGGAGAACCAGAGAACTGCAGCTCATCATCAGGACCAGAACCTTCAGAGGGAAACAAG GTGGACATGGTCTTCTGGCTGCTGTCCATGCTGGCCAACAGGGACAAGGAGGAGATGTCCCGGACTCTGCTGGCCCTGTCCAGCTCTCAGGACAGCTGCATCGCCATGAGAAAGTCCGGCTGCGTCCCCCTCCTGGTCCAGATCCTTCATGAGGCTCCTGGGGAGGCGGCGCCCGGCGTCGCCGTGGAGACGGGCTGCAGCCGCGAGGCCAAGTCCAGAGCGAGCGCCGCCCTCCACAACATCATCTACTCCCAGCAGGACGAGGGCCAGGCCCGACGCGAGATGAGGGTCCTGCACATGCTGGAGCAGATCCGGACCTACTGCGACAGCGGCTGGGACTGGATCGAGAGCCACGCCCCCAATGGAACCAGAACCACAG ATATTCCTGAACCCGTGGACCCTCAGATCTGTCAGGCCATGTGCGCCATCATGAAGCTTTCCTTCGAGGAGGAGTACCGGCGAGCCATGAACGAATTAG GTGGTCTGCAGGTGGTGGCTGATCTGATCCACCTGGAGCAGGACATGTACGGGATGCAGAGCGACCCCATCAACATGGCTCTGCGCCGCTACTCAGGGATGGCGCTCACCAACCTCACCTTCGGGGACGTCGTCAACAAG gccaCCCTGTGCTCCAAGAAGAGCTGCCTCCAGGCTCTCGTGGCCCAGTTGGCCTCCGACAGCGAGGAGCTTCATCAGGTGGTGTCCAGCATCCTGAGGAACTTGTCGTGGAGGGCCGACATCAGCAGCAAAAGAGTCCTCCGAGACATCGGCTCTGTGTCTGCACTGATGACCTGCGCCCTGCAGGCCACCAAG GAGTCGACGTTGAAGAGTCTTCTTAGCGCCCTGTGGAACCTGTCGGCTCACAGCATCGAGAACAAGATGGCGCTGTGTTCAGTGGACGGCGCTCTGGGCTTCCTGGTGAGCACGCTGACCTACCGCTGCCAGACCAACTCGCTCGCCATCATCGAGAGCGGAGGGGGGATCCTCCGAAACGTGTCGAGTCTGGTCGCCACACGAGAAGACTACAG gcAAATCCTCAGGGACCACAACTGCCTCCAGACTCTGCTGCAGCACCTGCGATCCCACAGCCTGACCATCGTGAGCAACGCCTGCGGGACTCTCTGGAACCTCTCAGCCCGAAGTCCAAAAGACCAGGAGCTGCTGTGGGACCTCGGAGCAGTTAGCATGCTGCGCAACCTTATCCACTCCAAGCACAAGATGATAGCCATGGGCAGCGCCGCAGCTTTGAGGAACCTCCTCACAAATCGACCACTGAAGTATAAGGATACCGCAGTCGTATCCCCCGGCTCCTGCATGCCCTCCCTCTACATGAGGAAGCAAAAGGCTCTGGAGGCGGAGCTGGATGCCAAACACCTCGCGGAGACATTTGATACGCTGGAGAGACAGAGCCCCAAACACCTGACTCTTAACAAGCCGCTACGTCACATCGAGAGCCTGGCGAAGGATTACGCATCTGATTCCGGTTGTTTTGATGACGACGAGGCCCCGAATATATCCAGCAGTCTGGACACCGGCAGCTTCTCCATGTTGTCCATGTTTCTCACCAACTCCAACTTCCTGCAAAACCAGCCACGTAAGAGGGACAGCGAACCTGAGAGAGACGTCGACCCTGGTCAAACGGCTGAGAAGAGACACGCCCCTTCCGATGACGTCgtctcagctgctgcagagaagTTAGCAAAAAAGATCACCAACACGGTGGCCAAGATCGACAGGCTAGTGGAGGACATCACCATGCACACGTCCTCGGAGGACAGCTTGAGCCTCAGCTCTGAGGACCACCTGGCAGACTGGCCTTACGGACTAGATGAACTCAATGAAGCCCGGGCCAAGTCCTGCTCTCCCTGCCGTCTCTCTGATACGAGCAGCTTGGCCCACAGAGACCGACTCAGCAGAGCTCACGCGCTCCTGCGCCTCAAAGCCGCTCATAGCAGCGTATCGACAGACAGCCTGAACAGCGGCAGCAGCGACGGTTACTGTGGCAGCAAAGACCAGATCCGGCCTGCACTGAGAACTACGACCAAGCAACAACGGCCCAACCAGCTCGACCTCAAGGTGGCTCATCAGGAGTACCCTAGTCTGGGGAATGGAGGATTTAATGAGTCTAAGCAGCAAGATATTCCAGAGAGAGATTTTGTGgacaacaaagacataaaaccTCTAGAGCTCAGCTACACAGATACAGAAAAGAGCCAAGAGCCACAAGTACAAACACCTGTCAGTGTGTCCACTAAAATGTCCTCTGACGTCAGCATGACCTCAATTAAACTGTCACCGTCTTATCAGCAGGTGCCACTTATTCAGAGTGTGGCCAAGTTTGGTGTAGCAAAGACCACCATCAATGTCCAGGCTGCCCAGGCAATGAGGAGGCAAGCATGGGTACCTACTGCCATGACTGGGGGAAGTATCACCAAGTTCTCTCCAATGACTTCAACCAGAAGTCCAACCATTGGGACGATGGAGACGGTCCAGAAATACTCTGTGGAAAACACCCCGATCTGCTTCTCCCGCTGCagctccctgtcctccctgtcctcagGGGACGGGGCACTGGACGGACAAAGTGAGAACGAGCTGGAGAGTGACTCATCCTTAGAAATAATTGAGGTGGAAGATGGAGAAGTGGTGAAGAGGACGGAAGAGGATGAAACCTTGGAGGATCTGAGTGACAGCCAGCTGCTGATGACCGACTCAAAAACCTTCCCCAGCAAAGAGACGCATCCCATTGAGATCCCATGTCCCGCCAAAAGAGAAAAGGTTTTCCTCAGAGGAGCTTCACCGGCAATACTTGAAGACAGATCTCCATCGAGTTCATCTGAGAACTACATCCACGAGACGCCGCTGGTAATGAGTCGCTGCAGCTCAGTCAGTTCACTGGGCAGCTTTGAGTCTCCCTCTATCGCCAGTTCAATCCAGAGTGATCCCTGTAGTGAGATGATTGACGGAACAATTAGCCCTAGCGATCTTCCAGACAGCCCGGGGCAAACCATGCCTCCCAGTCGAAGTAAGACTCCCTGCTGCGTCGAGTCGAATGGACCAGAAACTCAGACCACGGGAATCGCGGGTCAGTGGGAAAACAGTCTGCGGAAGTTCATGGAGATCACGGACTCTAAAGAGAGGTTCAACCTTCCTCCTGACCTGGACACCATGATCTACTTCACTGTGGAAAAGCCCACTGAGAACTTCTCTTGTGCTTCCAGCTTAAGTGCTCTGCCTCTGCATGAACACTACATACAGAAGGATGTGGAGCTGAAACTGACCCCCCTACTCCAGCAGAACGACAACACCCTCGCTTTCCCTGACGAGGACGAGCAAGGACTCGACAATGGGGAGCGATACAGTGAGGGCAACTCGGACGACGACATCGAAATCTTAAAGGAGTGCATTAACTCAGCAATGCCCTCCAAGTTCAGAAAAGTCAGACCTTCCCTGATGACGACCATCCCTCCTCATATTCTCAATTCCCAGATCCGAAAACAAATACATCTTCCAGTCTACATGATGCTGCCAAATGGAAAAGCCCAAATGTGTCACGGCAGGAGGATTGTCATCCCACAAAAAGACTTGAAATTGGATGATTCGTCCTTTACCGACTCTGCTGAAGGTACGCCCGTCAACTTCTCCAGCACAACATCCCTGAGTGATGAAACACTTCAATATCCAGTGAAGGACAGAGGAGCTAAAGAGTGCACCGCTAAAGGCATGAACAAGCAAGAAGTGATTGACGATGAGGCAAAGAGGATCGAAGACTTGAGGATATTCTCACACTTCCACAAACCCACAAACAGGATGAACTACCCACCTGAGGTACAAGTGAGCCGAACAACCAAACATGTCGTCCCTACTCAGAGGGTGTTGATGCAGAGCAAAGAAGTCGCTGACAGAGTGGCCAAACAAAAGAATCGCGATCATTCTCCTAACCAACAAAAGAGGCGGCAAGGTCAAGGCCCGGTCAGAAAACTGGAACTTCCTGTCATCAAGCAGAACACAGAAGCTAACCTGAATGTGGGATCgcaaaaaggaaaaacgttGTTTCGACAAATGACACATTCTTCAGAGGACAGTAACAGCTTCTACGATGAGGGAAATGAAGACATGATGAAACAAACGAGTAGAAAACAGATGAGAGACGTGAGAAGAAATTCTCTCTCCCAAAGCATGACTAATATAGGACGGACGGATAACTGCCAAACGAAGCCCAGAGGGTTTCACAGGATCAAACAGAATCTGATGAAGGATGAAGCGCTAGCATGTTACTCACTCAGCTCCTCTCTCAGTTCTCTGAGCGACGCCGAATATGAGGATCACAAATCACAGGCTCAGCAAATCTGGTATAAGAACCGGCACAACAAAACTCTGAATATGATGCAGCAGTCAAAGCCTGTGAACATCCACTGCCAGTACGAAGAGCAGAGCTCGCCGAGCTCTGTCAGTGTTGATTCAGAGGACGACCTCCTTCAGAAATGCATAACATCTGCTATGccaaagcagaggaggaagctgGCTGccaggaagaagaaagcagagaacgctcaaaaacaaaagcagaaggcCTTTGAAGGGtgggatgtggaggaggagatggacagTGATGACATGGCGTGGGATAAAGATTCAGACCTCAATAGTGTTGAATGGAGGGCCATACAGGAAGGCGCTAATTGTGTCGTCACTGGTCTCCAGGCGTCAAAGTCTCAAGAGCCGTCCTCCGAAGAGACAGAATCCGTCCTGTCATTCATGTCCACATCCAGCTTCACACCCAAAGAGAGAAAGTTTGCTAAAGACaaaaaggcaaataaacctTTAGACTTCGCTCAGCGCAAACCAGTTCCAAACTTACCCGTTGTATTCAGAGGCAGGACCGTGATCTATACCCCCAAGAAAGAGACGGCTCCCTCACAAAGACCTCCTCCTAGAAAGGTACCAACGAAGACGGATGCCCCAAAGAACCCAAACCTTGCTCAGCACAGATCAAAGAGCCTCCATCGACTTGGCCGCCCCCAGGACACGGAACTGTCTTTGCCAAAGAGAAGCTCTACTCCACCTCCAAGGATACCAAAGAGTTCCTCCTCCGGATCCTCTCAGAGCTCTACACCATCCAAACAGTCACAGAGGAAGATTACATCCCCAAATCAGACAAATAAACCCATCCAGAAGAAGAACACCACGCCAGCGAGTGTTCCTACAGCCAGTAGTCCCCCAGAAAGAAAGGGACGCTCTCCTGCTgtgaatcaaaatgaaaaatcccCACCACCTAAAACTCAAAAGTCTCCTGTCCGAATCCCTTTTATGCAAACTTCAGCCAGGCAATCCAGACCTCTGTCCCCTCTGGTCACTAACCATACAACCAACAGACAAACTAATCAGGTCAATGGGAAAAGGGTGCTGCCGCCCAATCGGTTCGACTTGGTCAGGATGACTTCGGTCCATTCTAGTAGCGGGGAGTCTGATCGCAATGGATTCATGAGACAGCTGACGTTTATTAAGGAATCAAAGCCCATGCTAAGACGTGACAGCTCTGCTCGCAACAACCCAGGATCTCAAAATGGATCCCCCCGCAGAGCAGTTCCCGGAGCTGCAGCCGTCTTCCTGTGCTCATCACGCTGTCAAGAACTAAAGGCGGCGGTACAATCCCCAAGAAGGGTCCAGGTAAAGGATCCAGGACAAGCACAGCAACCCCAGAAGACAAACCCTGGCCTCCAGAAGCACACCACAAACCTCTCCAGGGCTACATCCAGTGAACGGGACCTATCTGCAAGACGCCCATCCAGGAGAACCAGCTCTGAAAGCCCATGCAGGGTGGCTCAGCGGAACGGGCCCGGCAGAGTGTCCAGTGTCAGGCAGCAACTAGACAAAGACACGTTTAAACGCCACGCGTCCTCACCGAGCATAAACGTCCTGAGCAGAGTGACCAGCCGTTCCTCCCTGCGCTCCTCGTCGTCTGATTCCAGTGGAAGAGCAAAAAGTGAGGATGATACAAAGAAGAAAGGGCAGAGATCCTCGTCTCGGCTGAATGACGGACTGACCTGGAGGAGGATCAGGGACGAGGATGTACCTCAGATCCTGAAAAGCACTCTGCCGGCCAATGCATTACCTCTGGTGCCTTCTCCTGAGGCCGAAAAGCCAAAGCCACTAGCTCTTCCAGGAAAGCTGCCAACCATCTTACTTGCATCTCGCAAAACAAGTGACGCAACAGTCCAGACAGAAGACTTTTCAAATAATAAGACCCATTCAAGCACCTCTCCAACAGTGGACACGACTCTGGGGACCTCGGAGGAAGTAGCACGACTGAGCCTCCTCAGAAAGATCAGTTCCACCTCTGGGAACAACCTCCAGGACGGAGATTCAGATGGACGCAGCCACAGCAGCGTCTCCACAGGGACGACCGAGAACCACGTGGTCACTTTCCGACAAGGATCTCCGAGCAAGGCCGCCCGAGTTACGCCGTTTAACTACGTCCCCAGCCCGATGACCTGCTGCCTGCAAGAAACACTGAACCAAGCGGCCGCAATCAACGAGAAGTCAGGAGAAAAGACTGAGTCGTAG